A single genomic interval of Tsukamurella paurometabola harbors:
- a CDS encoding SWIM zinc finger family protein, translated as MGVERWSREQVLSLAPDAASEKAGTKLGVPGPWTLTGATDSAVWGNCQGSGKRPYQTVVELAGPAYKCSCPSRKFPCKHALGLLLLWADATVPDASEPADFAAEWLAARDRRREDSADRAAIPRDPDRAARTAAQRSESVAGGVAELRLWLLDQVHSGLAGIDASVYERVDPLARRLVDAKAPGLAGRVRALSAAVVGPRWPERIVQELGLLWLLTRGHDRLDQLDGPVAAAVRRHVGYPVATADVLAGPSVTDDWTVLGTSESEADRITTRTTWLRAASSGRWASVLDFKAPGGPPLPLRPPIGTTVRAELAFYPDGLRAIPRGDLTPTAPAPSTAPSDWATALAERAARCADDPWHGKHPVLVAGRPATAPEPCLIDAQGTALPLTISAPAWWMLLAGSGGASVTVAGLLGPEALEPMSMIAGDEVLAL; from the coding sequence GTGGGGGTGGAACGGTGGTCGCGGGAGCAGGTGCTCTCGCTCGCTCCGGACGCGGCGTCGGAGAAGGCGGGCACGAAACTCGGTGTCCCAGGCCCGTGGACGCTCACCGGCGCGACGGATTCCGCCGTCTGGGGAAACTGCCAGGGCAGCGGGAAGCGGCCGTACCAGACCGTGGTCGAACTGGCCGGCCCCGCCTACAAGTGCTCCTGTCCGTCACGAAAGTTCCCGTGCAAGCACGCACTCGGGCTCCTGTTGCTCTGGGCGGACGCGACCGTGCCCGACGCGAGCGAGCCCGCGGACTTCGCTGCGGAATGGCTCGCCGCGCGGGACAGGCGACGGGAGGACTCCGCCGACCGCGCAGCGATTCCCCGTGATCCCGATCGTGCGGCCCGCACCGCCGCCCAGCGCTCCGAATCGGTCGCGGGTGGAGTCGCCGAGTTACGGTTGTGGCTGCTCGACCAGGTCCATTCGGGCCTCGCGGGCATCGACGCCTCCGTCTACGAACGCGTCGACCCGCTCGCCCGGCGCCTCGTCGACGCGAAGGCCCCGGGCCTCGCGGGCCGCGTGCGCGCGCTGTCGGCGGCGGTGGTGGGCCCCCGCTGGCCCGAGCGCATCGTCCAGGAGCTCGGCCTCCTGTGGCTACTCACGCGCGGCCACGACCGTCTCGACCAGCTCGACGGCCCCGTCGCCGCCGCCGTCCGCCGCCACGTCGGGTACCCCGTCGCCACCGCCGACGTGCTGGCGGGCCCCTCGGTAACCGACGACTGGACGGTACTGGGCACGTCCGAGAGCGAGGCCGATCGGATCACCACGCGGACCACCTGGCTGCGTGCCGCGTCCTCGGGTCGATGGGCCTCGGTCCTCGACTTCAAGGCACCCGGCGGTCCGCCGCTTCCGCTGCGCCCACCGATCGGCACGACGGTCCGCGCCGAGTTGGCGTTCTACCCGGACGGCCTCCGCGCCATCCCCCGCGGGGATCTCACTCCTACCGCCCCGGCACCGTCGACGGCACCGTCGGACTGGGCGACGGCCCTCGCGGAGCGGGCGGCGCGCTGCGCGGACGACCCGTGGCACGGCAAGCATCCCGTTCTCGTCGCCGGGCGGCCGGCCACCGCACCGGAGCCGTGCCTGATCGATGCGCAGGGAACCGCCCTGCCCCTGACGATCAGCGCCCCCGCCTGGTGGATGCTCCTCGCGGGTTCCGGCGGCGCGTCGGTCACCGTCGCCGGCCTCCTGGGGCCGGAAGCGCTCGAGCCGATGTCGATGATCGCCGGAGACGAGGTGCTGGCCCTGTGA
- a CDS encoding DUF5691 domain-containing protein — protein MTNAAPLWPQVVSAALLGTATRPVSTAGADPALAPHLGALPADTPPAELVLHTAALTAVATNAQGPLPAPGPEPVPTAAHDPRPPLSPRLAAVVHAALSLPGAERWCLAPVAASGLRSPARLLPDLLLYTADRPEAGPAVAALTGPRGAWLARIAPDIKARLGTGTGAGPMDDGIVPAQADWDALRAPERAQVLQDLGPVTPGSDAESLCERGLDDRTATVRAAAVRALSGSAGTAYERRMRSRASAVVRRRRTLRGERIEVAPADPPDPAAVRDGVAWPPPQGVSPTAQWVAQLATALPLSAWEELLDATPDRLVGASGDYTAEFRSGWRERTAREREPRWAAALAQSGEPADLALLPGPWPDTLSERVIRVFATIAASDDRRPLPPGDSALIAAAAEHLPAATGAPWPQRVADLAARGTTSRTRYLAPLAEILRLRTVIEEELP, from the coding sequence GTGACGAACGCCGCCCCGCTCTGGCCGCAGGTCGTCTCCGCGGCACTGCTCGGTACCGCGACCAGGCCCGTCAGCACCGCCGGGGCCGACCCCGCGCTGGCGCCTCACCTCGGTGCCCTACCGGCCGACACCCCACCCGCGGAACTGGTGCTCCACACCGCCGCGCTCACCGCTGTCGCGACGAACGCCCAGGGCCCGCTACCCGCGCCGGGCCCCGAACCGGTTCCCACCGCGGCACACGACCCCAGACCGCCGCTCTCGCCGCGCCTGGCGGCCGTCGTCCACGCCGCCCTGTCCCTGCCGGGCGCCGAACGGTGGTGCCTGGCACCCGTCGCGGCATCCGGGCTGCGCAGCCCGGCGCGGCTGCTGCCCGACCTGTTGCTCTACACCGCCGATCGCCCCGAAGCCGGTCCCGCCGTCGCGGCCCTGACCGGGCCGCGGGGTGCCTGGCTGGCCCGGATCGCTCCGGACATCAAGGCCCGGCTCGGCACCGGGACGGGGGCGGGCCCGATGGACGACGGGATCGTGCCCGCACAGGCGGACTGGGACGCGCTACGCGCACCGGAGCGAGCACAGGTGCTGCAGGACCTGGGCCCCGTCACGCCTGGGAGCGACGCGGAGTCGCTGTGCGAGCGCGGACTCGACGATCGCACCGCCACGGTCCGCGCCGCAGCCGTCCGCGCCCTGAGCGGGTCGGCCGGCACCGCCTACGAGCGCCGCATGCGCTCGCGCGCATCGGCCGTGGTGCGCCGGCGCCGCACGCTGCGCGGCGAACGGATCGAGGTCGCCCCCGCCGATCCGCCCGATCCCGCAGCGGTGCGAGACGGGGTGGCGTGGCCTCCCCCGCAGGGCGTGTCGCCGACGGCGCAGTGGGTGGCGCAGCTGGCGACCGCGCTACCGCTCAGCGCCTGGGAGGAACTGCTCGACGCCACTCCGGATCGGCTCGTCGGCGCCTCGGGCGACTACACCGCGGAGTTCAGGTCCGGGTGGCGCGAACGCACCGCCCGCGAGCGCGAACCGCGCTGGGCGGCGGCACTCGCGCAGAGCGGCGAACCCGCGGACCTCGCCCTGCTCCCCGGACCGTGGCCGGACACCCTGAGCGAGAGGGTGATCCGCGTCTTCGCCACGATCGCGGCGTCCGACGATCGGCGCCCGCTTCCGCCGGGCGACAGCGCCCTCATCGCCGCCGCCGCCGAGCACCTTCCCGCCGCCACCGGGGCGCCCTGGCCGCAGCGCGTCGCGGACCTCGCCGCCCGAGGCACCACGTCGCGCACCCGGTACCTCGCACCGCTCGCCGAGATCCTCCGCCTCCGCACCGTCATCGAAGAGGAGCTGCCATGA